One part of the Mya arenaria isolate MELC-2E11 chromosome 3, ASM2691426v1 genome encodes these proteins:
- the LOC128229376 gene encoding major facilitator superfamily domain-containing protein 6-like — protein MASPCGEVNRQLLPVKLVYFFFMAGVGALLPFITVYMRQLGLSAKETGIIYGVMPFVAFFVRPLIGVLADKIQRHKAVLIVCVLLTGVMYDLLLLTPAKQTHDNSALAITVHLQCSQADSFIRDCNVANGGCEMGLKQALVANNLTGISRKCEFQCSVSKNSIKAGNTCFTDDVGTLSEVTCGSVVNTGDDVMFQSDVKTILANEIQVRNSSYSGNTCTEYDLKNVTFNGTNYWQLLCASETVFNCKLHCTPEISQKCMSTISSDDELSDTFWIFFVIFLSCNIVFSPVFSLIDAIAYDILGEKRGSWGRQRLWGTVGYITFAVASTFIMDAISKKSNVDYSVSFYIFLALNICTCVVGYFLKLSENIHCGQLFKNILGLLKYPKVVVFLIAMACYGIMNGVIEAFLFWYLIMLGASQKILGLCVVFQCVPEIIMLLFAGKIIKRIGHMPCLHIACLCYAIRFFCYSIIPGPWYVLPVELLHCLTFSLMYAAASSYASVITPEGMSATVQGLVGGLHFGFGKGIGSLVTGQLFDARTGLGPVWTFRVYGFFAIAVLLVYGAVHFAFFRDVTSDKDIASDRQAGKEESSKGAAEKLLGAGDGAAVELQDRTEPC, from the exons ATGGCCTCTCCATGTGGAGAAGTAAACAGACAGCTGCTTCCGGTCAAACTCGTGTATTTCTTCTTTATGGCAG GTGTGGGTGCCCTACTTCCCTTCATCACGGTATACATGCGCCAACTGGGACTGTCTGCGAAGGAGACTGGAATCATCTACGGGGTCATGCCCTTCGTCGCCTTCTTCGTGCGGCCCCTTATTGGGGTTCTGGCTGACAAGATACAACGCCATAAGGCTGTGCTTATCGTCTGTGTGTTACTAACTGGAGTCATGTACGATCTTCTGCTTTTGACACCCGCGAAGCAAACGCATGATAACTCGGCTCTCGCAATAACGGTCCACCTGCAGTGTTCACAAGCCGATTCTTTTATCAGGGATTGTAATGTCGCTAACGGTGGTTGTGAGATGGGTTTAAAACAAGCTCTAGTCGCCAATAACCTTACTggtatttcaagaaaatgtgaGTTTCAGTGTTCTGTGAGCAAGAACTCGATTAAGGCAGGCAACACGTGCTTTACAGACGATGTTGGGACGTTGAGTGAGGTTACGTGTGGTAGTGTTGTAAATACCGGTGATGACGTCATGTTTCAAAGTGACGTTAAAACTATACTCGCAAATGAAATTCAGGTGAGAAACAGCTCATATAGCGGCAACACATGCACAGAATATGATCTCAAGAATGTAACTTTCAACGGCACAAATTACTGGCAACTTCTATGTGCATCCGAAACTGTGTTCAACTGCAAATTACACTGTACGCCAGAAATCAGCCAGAAATGTATGAGCACTATCAGTAGTGATGACGAACTAAGCGATACATTTTGGATCTTTTTCGTAATATTTTTGTCGTGCAACATAGTGTTTTCCCCTGTGTTCAGTCTAATCGATGCGATTGCATATGACATTCTTGGTGAAAAGCGCGGCTCTTGGGGCCGTCAACGCCTCTGGGGGACTGTTGGCTACATAACCTTTGCCGTCGCTTCAACTTTCATCATGGACGCTATCAGTAAAAAGAGCAACGTTGACTATTCAGTCTCATTCTATATTTTTCTGGCCTTAAATATATGTACGTGCGTGGTCGGATACTTCTTAAAGCTATCGGAGAACATCCACTGtggacaattattcaaaaacatCCTAGGATTGCTAAAATATCCCAAAGTCGTTGTGTTCCTGATAGCTATGGCATGTTACGGTATCATGAACGGTGTTATCGAAGCGTTCCTATTCTGGTATCTCATAATGTTAGGCGCTTCTCAAAAAATCCTAGGACTCTGCGTAGTATTCCAATGTGTGCCGGAAATAATCATGCTGCTATTTGCCGGCAAAATCATCAAGCGTATCGGCCACATGCCTTGTCTGCACATCGCCTGTCTTTGCTACGCCATCCGTTTCTTCTGCTACTCCATAATCCCGGGGCCGTGGTACGTACTTCCGGTTGAGCTTCTACACTGCCTGACGTTCTCCCTCATGTACGCCGCCGCCTCCTCCTACGCCAGCGTGATAACACCAGAAGGGATGTCCGCCACCGTCCAGGGACTTGTCGGCGGGCTACACTTCGGATTCG GCAAGGGTATCGGAAGTTTGGTTACGGGACAGTTGTTTGACGCCAGGACGGGCCTCGGGCCTGTGTGGACATTCCGGGTTTATGGGTTTTTCGCCATCGCGGTCCTGCTGGTGTACGGGGCTGTCCATTTCGCCTTCTTCCGGGACGTCACTTCCGACAAGGACATTGCGTCAGACAGACAGGCTGGAAAAG AGGAGAGTTCGAAAGGCGCGGCGGAGAAGCTGTTAGGCGCAGGGGACGGAGCAGCCGTGGAGCTGCAGGACCGGACTGAGCCATGCTGA